A segment of the Salminus brasiliensis chromosome 1, fSalBra1.hap2, whole genome shotgun sequence genome:
cagaagagtAAAAGAACATCAAGAATTAAATATGGATGTTGATGGATACATAACATAATTTGCAGTTTGCTGCCATCTTGTGGATAAGTCCATTAAAATAACCGGGTTACAACTTTCCAGTACAACTGGCTTTCAATTACTGAATTACATGCACCCCTTGTTGGTAATTAGTTTTAAGTCAATAAAGACACATAGTGGAATATGTTTTCATTAGCATCTGTATTAACCACAGATCTGAAAAACAACATGTACAAACTGTATATAACAAATTTTAACACAAACCATGGCTGTATGTTAAGTTACCCTACTGGTGTTATGATGACTGACTTATACAGAGGACACCTGGTCTTCAAATCATCTTAACACTTTAAATGATGTCTTTTTAAAGGGGAACTACACTCTTTTTCCAACTTCATATATAATTAAATGGCTAAGATATAGTCAAAGTCACTCAGAGTTGTTTTTGTGACATGCAAGATTGTCGAGAAATGCACAGACTCCGAATTGTTTAGAATGGTGGTGATGGGACCCAAATGTCAAGTGTTTTACGACTTTAAAAACTACAATAGCTTTTACATTACACAAATATGTTCTCAGACGTCCAAGAACATTACATATAATCAGCTGAAAATAAACATATGGATTCACTGGCTGCTATAAAAAGCCATAATTTGTGTGTTGTAAGGATCATGACCCCTGCTCCCCAGCACCAGCTCCAAGAATAAAATCTGCAAGTTTCTCTACAAGGCAGCGcttcacatcaaaccacccGGAATGACTGTTTATATCATAACTATTCAAGTATACAGAACTTTATATATTTAACCCATGTTAACATTGTTATACATTATATTTTCCAGTTCCTTATTGTCCTTTGCCCAACAGAATGGCACAGCAGAGGTGTGAAAGATAAGGCAGTTGGGTTAATTCAACTTGATGCACTTGTCCACATGATCTGCTGCTGAAGACAGGGATTTAAGTCCAATCTCGTTCGTTCACTGCAACAAAAGGTGAAAGCTGTTTTGGCTAACTAAGAAGAGGGTTTGGACCAGCAGTCAACCACTTGATCCTTACAGTCTCTTCTTCATCTTGCCTTTCTTAAAGCCTCCACGGCCAAAGCCAGACTTCATGACCTCATGGAGGCGCTGCTTGTTTCTGCCACGTAGCTTCTTCAGGCTGCCACTCTGCAGGAACTGCTGCTTGGCTTGCTTCTTGCGCTGTTTGAGAATCTGATCTTTGTTCTTCAGCTCTGGACGCAATCGGGAGCCACTCCTGCTCTGGGGCTGAGAGCCACCTCCCCTTCGGCCCCGCCGTCctgaaaaacacagaaatacatAGTTATTAGGGCTATAAATATTGATTAGATAATATGTACTAATTTGGTCTTGTCAAATTATCAATCTAATTATCAATGATGCTATGAACATCCATTTTTACATTCAtgtttacattcatttttaaaatgatcaTCAGAAATTGTAGTTAAGTAAATACTAAATGTGAAGTGTGAAGCTGTTCTTAGCACCAAACTGAAGGCTGAGGAGATTCTTGACAGTTAATCATAGCACCTTCTATCAGTAACTCACTGCAGCACAGCAAGAAatgatttggggggggggggggacgacACACTTGCAGACTATGTTTCTGGTTTGGTAATTCTTGCAATTGGTTGGGACAAATAACCTTTTTAAACCATCTTTgtataattggcacaaaaaaggCCTGTTTCCAGTGGAAAACTTTAGCATAGCTCTGTCTGTTTAGTATGTAGTATTAGATTCACACTTGATTGAATTAATTTACTGAATTCTGAATAAACTGTAACTGCAGTTAAAGGAAAAAGCAGCCTTAGCAGCAGAATTGTCAAAAAGGCCAAACAATAGAGaagcatgttttttttggaagatTGTTTTGGGCCAAACAAATATACCAACATCTCTAAAAGCAGAATATATAACACATAACTACTGAATGTAATCCGGGCTGTCTAAATGGCCACACAATAAGACCACTATTCTCTGTTGTTCCTTAATGTAAGGTATTTGCATGGAAAAACCCTTAACTCACTCATTGCTTGACAATAGCTTGCATAATTATAAATTTTAGCTGGAATGACAAGGCAAGCTTCCAAACCTCTAAATTTCTGTCCCTTCACTCCTCCATTTTCTCCATCTGAATCGGACACATCTTCATCcactttgtattttttcttccaTTCCTCATAGCTGAAGCAGAGTGAAGGAACAAATACTAATAGCACTACAGAGACCCTCAAGAGGGCAAGTGTttctcaaataatcaaatttgcttagtatctacattttttaaaaaactaaACGCAAAGAAAAGACATAAGGATACaagttcttcttctttttcttggcaCTGATCACTTGTCCACTGTCCGTTTTTATCTTGTTTTTCTTATCTTCTTTTCCAGTGTCACAAACGAAACGTTTTCTCTTTCGATCCCTGTGGAGTCAGAAGAGACATTAGAACAAACCCTTTCAGTATTCTGTATTCAGTAAATCTGAGGTTTCTTGTATTTGCTGTAGATCAAAGGTGTCCATCCGCTCACCATTTCATCATGCTCTTGTGCTGGTTTAGTGTATTGCTCTCATCACCCATCAGATCCAGCACAGCTGAGGAAGCCTGCTGCTCAAACATGTTGCCTTTCCCTGCGAGACTCAGCCTGCCCAACAAGCACCACCACAGTAATCAAAACTCCACTCTCCACAGGCGTACACGTTATTTTTGGCAAGGCTACACATGTACATTGTTGTTCTTGAATCAGATGATGATAAAATGTGAAAGGCAAGAtcatactctctctctgaattGAAATCTTTGGGTCTGTAGGGGATGTAAAACTCCTCATCTCGACCGGACTGCctcttcttcttgctcttcGGTCTGTCCACCTCCATTTCTTCATCCTTCTTCCGTCTTTTGCCTCCAACAACCTCCGAGAACACACCCTGGTGATAGGGAGGGCGTTATGAATCAAATCATATCATAatattctggacaaaatgtgacatagtaataataatacaaataataataataataataataataataaatgagtaGTAGTTGTAATAACACCATTATTTGATTATTAGTATATAGTTACTCTGCTTTTATGAGCATATCTTAAATCaaaattttatattttactttaGCACATTTCATAAACCCTGGGCTAGtgtaaaaaaacatgtttgcatttagtttatttaaaatgttagaTGTCTGCTTATGTTCAATTCAGGTTAACACTGTACTaaattttaagcatttttagCAATTTGTAATATTTGGCAATTTAGCAAAGTCTCTTCATTTCCAGGCTTTTCTGGATTTTTCAGGACACATGGGAAGCCTGATATTCCTGCATTAGAATTTTAGGACATAGCTTTACCCACTGTACAATAATAACTAGATCAAATATCATGACAATAATCACAGTTATACTGGTATATCTTTAATGGGTGATGCAAAGTAAATGCGAAAAAGTTTGGCCTGTATTTCCGGACCCTTCTTCCAGTTCAAACATAGACAGGGACTAAATATTCTCAGAGATTACAGTAAGCTATTCCTCTAAACTCACCTGAAggtcttcctcctcttcctcactgtGTTCTGGTAATATAGCACTCCGAATAGCTGGTTTATTGAGCGGACTCTCTGCCAGAAGCTCTTCCCTTGTCCTATGAAACTTTTCCACCAATCGGCTGTCCCGAGACCTCTTCGTCCGCATAACCTCACTCGCACTGGTTTTGTTGTTGGAGTTGATCTCAAATATAGTCTAATACAATCAAACAGCACATGCATGTCATATACACCCGACACATACATTCTGGCAAATTTCAAAATTCTTACGCAAAagttataaaattattattattattttttttttagaagcagTAAACACAGCCTGTGTAGCTAATCTAAAATAACACACTGAGCACATAacacataaaataaacattcagCAAATCCTAAAATACAACAAAAGCATGAACACGGTGTTATGGCGTATACATATAGAAAGGGTAGAGTAACACTAACGTAATTATAAACAGTGGAAAAAATGATTGACTTACAGACTTCGACTTGTACGTCTTGATAGAGTCAACCATTTGCAATCTTTCTAGTTCCATCTTCTCCAGTCCTGACCCTAAAAGGACCCAAGAAAATGTTTTGAGAAGGCAGAGGCAATCAAAAACACTTAAAACTGCTAAAACTTATATTTAGAACTCATACAAACCCAGCAATGGGTGAACAGCAATAGAAGACAGATCAGAGGTCTTCACTCGTTTAATGGATTCTGGTGAGGGGTTGGGTCGTGACTTCAGGTACTGCATGTAAGCATTCTCCGAGACCCGCCTGAGGTTCTGGAGATCTTGCGAGTTCTCATGGGCGATGAAGAGGTGCGCTTCCTCATCATCCAAAATGCTCTGTGGAACACGGCCCATGACACCATCAGCATCTGGAtcaaaaaaaagagagtgaataTACCAGGAGCTCCCCAATAAGATACTACGTTACAAAAGCTCAACCTGAGTACTGAGTGGGACTACTTTTGAGACTGGAGCATCTAATGGATACCACCTGCACCTTAAGAACACTAGAACCATTGTGCAATTCTTATGCTATGACTATTTGCCTTTCCCTATTCTTTGTTAGGCCCTATAGTTTTTACAAATGCAGAATTATGAAAACATCAACATAACTTATCCAAACAATAATTGAGACTTATTTTTGCCCTTTTTTCCAGCCTTACTActaaaaattacatttaagcTTGAGTCACACAAAACAGTCTAAAAGTAATTTACCCTGGGAGCCATCAAGGCTTGCAAACTCCATAGGCCGACCAAGAAAGAGGTGAAggtcaaaaacaaatggaactTCATCTGGGCACACCAAGCTGAAAGCTGTACCACTCCTGCCAGCACGTGCCACACGGCCTATaccacaaaacagaaaaaaaaactaataaaaccaGCAACATGAGAGGAACAATAGGCTGCAAGGATCTCACATCTGTTTGAGAGAAACCAGAAACTATGAGGTCTGGCAGAACCATCTTCCAAAACACTGAAGCAGGTAACTGCCGTGAACATACCGACTCTGTGCAGGAAAAGCTTGGCCTTTGAAGGGAAGTTGTAATTGATGACATTGTCCAAGAGTGGAATGTCAATACCACGAGCTGCCACATCAGTCACCAGAAGAACCATTGCTTTACGATGGACAAAACGGCCAATATTGATCTTTCTGGCTGTTTGGTCCAGAGCACTGTAGATGTAGGCACACTCAATTCCTTCTGCAGTCAGCAGCTAAAGACAAAGCACCACATTGTAAGTGAACATCATTGTGTAAAAATCTCTAGAACGAAGGCAAATTGCTAAATAAGTGCATCCCTTTCAGCAATAGAACCTACATTTACACTAGATAATGAGCCAGACATTTTACATGATCAacatcataaaaaataataataataataaaaaataataataataataacaatgcatAAACATTTACCTGGTTCAAGTACTCCACATGGTGTTTGGTAGCAACAAACACTACTGTCTGCTCTTGGGGTTTCACTACATTACGAAGAAGATGCAGCAGCAACGCTGGCTTGTCATCCAAGCGCAAGTGAAAGAATGCCAGCTGAAATGAGGGAACGGTATTGTGCCTCATGAGTTGCTTTCAATTTCAAAGTTTCGCCAACTTTGTTGGATCTGATGTTTGTTTTACTTTACCTTTAACTGATCGCTGAGCTTAGTGTCTACATCCAGACGAATCAAGACGGGATCAGCTAGCCCTAGAGAAGCAAGAGAGTTAATTACACAGTGCTGTGACAGAGTGGTCAAACTAAGAAACACAACTGCACACATCTGCTAATGCTAAAGGGCATTTCTCAACAACCACTTTTATTCAATATGAATTTGATTAATATGAATCAAAACCTGACATTCTTCCATCCTGCACAAACAGATCAGCTCGGTTTCCAATTGCATTTTAAACATACATTTCTGCATATAGAACACATCAAAAGAAGAGCTGCAGTTTAACATCCCCAACTGAAGTGATTACAGAACTAAGTTCAGTCTGAAAAACAacgcagacaaaggcaaactgAATTAAACATGTCATGCTATAACTTGTTTGATGAGGACAATCCACACTGTTCATTATTGTGCAGATTATATCTCCCCCAATATCAATTATCAATCAATATAAATTCTGGATACATCTGTAAAGCCTGCCCTTTCCACTGCATTGCCAGATCATGTGTGAGTCTCATCCAGCATTACAAGGCTGTAAAGAGTCAACATACTATACACTCATCTTCTGCCTCTCAACGTGTCTATCCGGTGGATTCGTGTGTACATCATCTGCCTCTCTGTAATCGGTGGAAACTGTCCAACtgacactcagaaacttgtctcCTGTCTCGCGCTAAGTCTAAATGTTGGATCAGTGTGTCCGTCTATGGGTTTGTGTGAAACTGTCCAAtggacactcagaaacttgtcttctgCCCCTCACCTTAGGGTTGGAGTATATTCACTCAGTGCTCATGGTCACATGTAGAGAGCTGAGACTGGTCTGAACATTTTGGTATAAAATGTGGATATTATGATGAAAGTGCCTTTAAAGGTGAAATTCAAAAGATTTGCAAAAATCTAAAACCCTTAGACTCCAGGGGGTAATATCCTGACAGGTTGGATCTGGAGGGTCTGGAGGAACCTAGGGAAATTTCTTCAACAGCACCCCACACTACACAGAAATCTTTATAGCTCTTTCATATATGCACTTCTACCCTGGAAGGAAAGCAGTATGAAACAAGGAGTGTGAACGCAAACCAGAGTGGAAATCCTGGTGAATTCAACCCAGCAATTTACCTGCACAAGACATAGTACAACACCTGGGTAATTTCCAGGCATGTCATGTATGAACAAAAGTCAACCTACAGAGATACAGTAGTCTAGATTATAGACATAAAAGTGCAAATTTAGTTTAACTGAGTTTTCCCTTTTACTTTCACTAGTCAAAGCTTCTGATGAGTGAATTTTGTACATAATTCCAAGCAGGGTCGGAAAATTTAGCCTGTTTTTGTGTGTGGCCACTTTTGCAGGAGTGTGTTCTATATGATTCAGATACGAAGGAGGAGCTGAATGAGCAAATTCAGCACCGCAACAGCCCTGTGTTTGTTATATGTCTACTACAAAAAATAACACCTATGAACAGTGCAGCCTTACCAGCTCTAGCAAAGTCCACAAGCAGTTTGGGCAGCGTGGCAGAGAACAGCAGGGTCTGGCGAGTATCAGGGAGCCGTCTGATGATCTCCTGTAGCTGCTCAGCAAAGCCCATTTCAAATAGCCTGTTGAGGAACATTACATCACATTTACAGATCCAATTCTGAAGCTCACATAACTGGTAATACACTGGTAGTGATGTCAGCAGACATGTTAAAACCAATACAAAAGATACGAAACAATAAAAACGATGCATTCAGGCTTACCTATCTGCCTCATCAAACACCACATACTCCACGCTATGCAGCTTCAGGTTCATTTCCATGACAATGTGCATTAGACGACCAGGTGTACCGATGATGCTGGACACATACAGAGAACAATGCGAGAATTAAACAACATATAATTTAGAAATGTAAGTGCCATTATATTAGTGGTGTATATTCACTTTCGTATGTATAGTGCAATACTACATATAACCATTCTAAtgaaatgcatgcacacacacacacacacacacacacacacacacttttgaagCTTGTGACAATCTAGTACTTtgctttttgcatttttaaagtAAACCCATCAGTAAAGGGTTCAGCTTAAAGCCTTATGAATTATTATTGGAGGAGCCTGTTAACGTCAGATACCTGTTAATACAGCCCGTACAGACAGTGTAGGTTTAGTAAAATTGTGTTTCTTTAATTCCTTACGTCCACAGTTGTAAACATAAACATGTGTATTAATACGATCCTGCAGGTTTTGCTTGAAATACTGTAATAAACTAAATCTTTATATTCTTCACATGAGATATATTCATTTATGAAAGTAAGGATTTTTGGATACACTTACATGTCTGGATTCTCATGTAGAGCAGCAAACTGATCATCCATGCTGGAAGAAAAGAGTTGTCAATGCTTGATTCACATCCCtaaacatatacatatttaacacacttaaacacaatgtaaagtaCCTGTCTCCACCAAGGATCAGTGCAGTTTTCAGCCCAGTAAACTTGCCCAACTAGGGAATATGTAAAAGAACACAGTAAAGTTTTCCTGCTGTCAAACAGGCAACAATAAAACACTTCATTAACCATACAAATGAACCTAATTTGTTGTCTTTAAGTCAAATGGTGTGATAGGATAAGAGTGTGCGaattagcatttttttaaatacattatgaTAGTTCTGTTTCAAGATACTTTAATGATTCAAACCAAAATAATAGTTTTAAATTAGATTCCAATAAAtttgtatatgtacatatatttgtatatatatacatatataaatatgcatGCATTTGTTATTCTAACGATCATGAAAACTCAGTAGTTCCTTCTGTATTGCTGTCATACAGTTATACGCAGGAAGCCTCATATTGTGTTCTCCAGTGAAACAGCTGTATAAGGACAGCAATTCTGGTGTTGCGATCAAGTCAACTATATTAGTCAATATTAAAAGCCAACCAACATATGCTATGCTATCAATAGTATAGTATATGATCTAGGTAGTTTCTGAAGGTTTTAGAGCTGCACCAATGGCATACTCATAACATCCTACTGTGACAATTAGAACAATAACATGATGGACAG
Coding sequences within it:
- the ddx54 gene encoding ATP-dependent RNA helicase DDX54 → MAQRKKKLTKKRRNTGHRESDVDSDGGDFELAAEIKDDSVVAGSKLPRFPASSDYLSDVEPDTRDMVRAQNKKNKKSGGFQSMGLSYPVYKGVMKKGYKVPTPIQRKTIPVILDGKDMVAMARTGSGKTAAFLVPMFERLKAPQAQTGARALVLTPTRELALQTMKFTRELGKFTGLKTALILGGDSMDDQFAALHENPDIIIGTPGRLMHIVMEMNLKLHSVEYVVFDEADRLFEMGFAEQLQEIIRRLPDTRQTLLFSATLPKLLVDFARAGLADPVLIRLDVDTKLSDQLKLAFFHLRLDDKPALLLHLLRNVVKPQEQTVVFVATKHHVEYLNQLLTAEGIECAYIYSALDQTARKINIGRFVHRKAMVLLVTDVAARGIDIPLLDNVINYNFPSKAKLFLHRVGRVARAGRSGTAFSLVCPDEVPFVFDLHLFLGRPMEFASLDGSQDADGVMGRVPQSILDDEEAHLFIAHENSQDLQNLRRVSENAYMQYLKSRPNPSPESIKRVKTSDLSSIAVHPLLGSGLEKMELERLQMVDSIKTYKSKSTIFEINSNNKTSASEVMRTKRSRDSRLVEKFHRTREELLAESPLNKPAIRSAILPEHSEEEEEDLQGVFSEVVGGKRRKKDEEMEVDRPKSKKKRQSGRDEEFYIPYRPKDFNSERELSLAGKGNMFEQQASSAVLDLMGDESNTLNQHKSMMKWDRKRKRFVCDTGKEDKKNKIKTDSGQVISAKKKKKNFYEEWKKKYKVDEDVSDSDGENGGVKGQKFRGRRGRRGGGSQPQSRSGSRLRPELKNKDQILKQRKKQAKQQFLQSGSLKKLRGRNKQRLHEVMKSGFGRGGFKKGKMKKRL